From Deltaproteobacteria bacterium, one genomic window encodes:
- a CDS encoding P-loop NTPase, whose amino-acid sequence MEKTIIPIAGGKGGVGKSLFVANLSIALAKAGHSTVAVDLDLGSSNLHTYLGLPNVNPGIGDFLKVKKVSFDGYLVDTGIENFSFLPGDGKSPFMANIPYAQKLRIIREIKKIPAEYILVDLGAGSSFNTLDFFGMADSGIIISTFEYSAIMNVLMFLKNFILRKMRHIARPNRAATALIDELCKKSTTSKPLTSELVIEEMDKVDRQVAGEMMAFCHDCRPRFVFNMGENPEELKVLDNLHSTIKERLSLETEYIGFVFDDSHVKKSVKEKVPLLTYYDDSIAAEGIESIAGRIIKYWDGPIEGSIEKLMAATQKAYDSKFIESYDISLA is encoded by the coding sequence ATGGAAAAAACTATCATCCCCATTGCCGGTGGAAAGGGTGGCGTTGGTAAAAGTCTCTTTGTGGCCAACCTCTCTATTGCCCTTGCAAAGGCGGGCCATTCAACGGTTGCCGTAGACCTTGATCTGGGCAGCTCCAATCTGCATACTTACCTGGGGCTTCCCAATGTTAATCCCGGTATCGGTGATTTTCTCAAGGTCAAAAAAGTCAGTTTCGATGGTTATCTTGTAGATACGGGGATCGAGAACTTTTCCTTTCTTCCCGGTGACGGCAAATCTCCTTTTATGGCAAACATCCCCTATGCCCAGAAACTGCGCATAATAAGAGAAATAAAAAAGATTCCCGCAGAATATATCCTCGTCGATCTCGGGGCCGGAAGTTCTTTTAATACACTTGATTTTTTCGGCATGGCCGATTCAGGAATCATCATTTCCACTTTTGAGTATTCGGCAATTATGAATGTGCTCATGTTTTTGAAGAATTTTATCCTGAGGAAGATGAGGCATATTGCGCGGCCCAACAGGGCTGCTACAGCGCTTATTGATGAGTTATGTAAAAAATCGACAACTTCAAAGCCGCTTACCTCTGAACTGGTTATCGAGGAGATGGATAAGGTTGACCGTCAGGTAGCCGGGGAGATGATGGCCTTTTGCCATGATTGCCGTCCCCGGTTTGTATTTAATATGGGTGAAAACCCGGAGGAACTCAAGGTTCTCGATAATCTCCATTCAACGATTAAGGAGAGGCTTTCCCTGGAGACGGAATATATCGGGTTTGTTTTTGACGACAGTCATGTCAAGAAATCTGTTAAGGAGAAAGTACCGCTTCTCACCTATTATGATGATTCTATTGCTGCCGAAGGGATAGAGAGTATTGCCGGTCGGATTATTAAATACTGGGACGGTCCTATTGAAGGCAGTATAGAGAAGCTTATGGCGGCAACGCAAAAGGCATATGATTCCAAATTTATAGAATCCTACGATATCAGTCTGGCCTGA
- a CDS encoding chemotaxis protein CheD, producing MAVDCNIIKVKIADYKIGAAPDILVTNGLGSCVGLSLYDKEKKMGCLAHIMLPNSTKAVEEKFYPRYADTAINLMLEKLGHNGCSSISLEAKMAGGASMFPALKKENKGVGDRNVEAILEILQTHEIRLIGSDTGGSYGRSIEFSTDSGKMSIKSIQHGILEI from the coding sequence GTGGCAGTCGATTGTAATATCATCAAGGTAAAAATTGCTGATTATAAAATCGGGGCAGCTCCTGACATCCTGGTAACGAACGGACTCGGTTCATGTGTCGGCCTTTCTCTTTATGATAAAGAAAAAAAAATGGGCTGTCTTGCCCATATTATGCTCCCAAACAGTACAAAAGCGGTGGAGGAGAAATTTTATCCCAGGTATGCAGATACGGCTATCAATCTCATGCTGGAAAAACTTGGCCATAATGGCTGTTCATCAATAAGCCTTGAAGCAAAAATGGCCGGTGGGGCCTCCATGTTTCCGGCGCTGAAAAAAGAAAATAAAGGTGTGGGAGACAGGAATGTTGAAGCCATTCTCGAAATATTGCAGACACATGAGATCAGGCTTATCGGTTCTGATACGGGAGGTTCTTACGGAAGAAGTATCGAGTTTAGCACTGATTCCGGCAAAATGAGTATTAAATCTATCCAGCACGGCATTTTGGAAATCTAA
- a CDS encoding chemotaxis protein CheC: MVFSRLQNAQLDALTEISNIGVGHAATALSQLLATSVEIRVPKVELLDIADVPDQLGGDDTPVVGMFLKMLGDASGNMLLIYPRESAERMVSLLLQKELEEGEVFSEMSLSALKEVGNILASAYLSALGTMLNINLICSTPSVSYDMAGAIVDYSLIELCSAEDKALVVETEFFLRGDEVKGNFFLIPDPGSLNVILKAAGQER; the protein is encoded by the coding sequence ATGGTATTTTCCAGACTTCAAAATGCCCAGCTCGATGCACTGACTGAAATCAGTAATATCGGTGTTGGCCATGCGGCAACGGCCCTTTCCCAGCTTCTTGCAACGAGTGTTGAAATAAGGGTTCCAAAAGTTGAATTACTCGATATTGCGGATGTTCCCGATCAACTCGGTGGGGACGATACGCCTGTTGTGGGAATGTTTCTTAAAATGCTGGGGGATGCCAGCGGTAATATGCTTCTTATTTACCCGAGGGAAAGCGCTGAACGGATGGTCTCTCTTCTTTTACAGAAAGAACTTGAAGAAGGTGAAGTTTTTTCAGAAATGTCGCTTTCGGCGCTGAAGGAAGTGGGTAACATTCTTGCGTCAGCCTACCTCAGCGCTTTAGGCACCATGCTCAATATAAATCTCATCTGTTCAACGCCGAGTGTTTCATATGATATGGCAGGCGCCATTGTTGATTACTCGCTCATTGAGCTTTGCAGCGCAGAAGATAAGGCCCTTGTCGTTGAAACTGAATTTTTCCTGAGAGGCGATGAGGTAAAGGGTAACTTTTTTCTCATTCCTGACCCCGGTTCTCTCAATGTTATTCTTAAAGCTGCGGGTCAGGAAAGGTAG
- a CDS encoding chemotaxis protein CheA — MDMSKYKGMFISETKEHLQSMNKLIISLEKTPDKQEDIEALFREAHSVKGMAASMGYSDISELSHKMEDMMDLFRKGTLKLDSSAVDLLFEGLDSLELMLKGIENDEPAGIDCSALISKMQDIQKVKGSGREAEAPREETAETPLEPKATEGALLTVDIKIDSSSQIPGMRGFLVYKNLTNIAEVVSVAPDIETVKQGDFGNEISFRISTEKGAAQVNEMLKKMVDLASFSVYKVDTVTASAEESSKRPAQEPPGFSKPGAPPKKQQVRTVRVTTDLLDNLINIVGEMIIARSRLFEMGKEIPSEPLHEGMLEMSKLIRDLHGQVMSVRMTPIENLMERLPRVVRDLARKSDKEVELAIEGKDIELDRAIVDEMGDPLVHILRNCVDHGVESMEDRKAAGKNPVGIIKIRAMREKDQVYINIQDDGRGMDVDKIKRKAIARGILKKEKLNLISDKEALMLVCHSGLSTAEKVTDVSGRGVGMDAVKSVVDSIGGSLHIDSTPNKGTIITLKLPLTVAIVHVLLVKVNEEVLAIPINKIIRTAEVEKSGLKRSQKQLAVLIDNELIPLLSLKRILKMKGKDVLGQQISIVVVEMKNKKIGLVVDSFVEQQESFVKPLEPPLSWVKGFSGATILGDGSVIFVLDMPNLL; from the coding sequence ATGGATATGTCCAAATATAAAGGGATGTTCATTTCCGAAACAAAAGAACATCTCCAGAGTATGAACAAACTCATCATATCGCTTGAAAAAACTCCTGACAAACAGGAAGATATTGAGGCCCTCTTCAGGGAGGCCCATTCCGTAAAGGGGATGGCTGCTTCCATGGGGTATAGTGATATCTCCGAACTAAGCCATAAAATGGAAGACATGATGGACCTCTTCAGGAAGGGGACCCTTAAGCTTGATTCTTCTGCCGTTGATCTCCTTTTTGAGGGGCTCGATAGCCTTGAACTTATGTTGAAGGGAATCGAAAATGACGAACCTGCCGGCATAGACTGCTCGGCGCTTATCTCAAAAATGCAGGACATACAAAAGGTCAAGGGAAGCGGCAGGGAGGCAGAAGCTCCCAGGGAAGAAACCGCTGAAACGCCTTTAGAACCAAAGGCGACAGAAGGCGCCCTGTTAACTGTTGATATAAAGATCGACTCCTCATCCCAGATTCCCGGAATGAGGGGATTTCTTGTTTATAAAAACCTGACCAACATAGCGGAAGTTGTTTCTGTAGCGCCCGATATTGAGACTGTAAAGCAGGGGGATTTCGGTAACGAAATTTCATTCCGGATTTCTACCGAAAAGGGCGCTGCTCAAGTCAATGAAATGCTGAAAAAAATGGTTGATCTGGCCAGCTTCAGTGTCTATAAAGTTGATACCGTCACTGCCTCTGCTGAAGAATCGTCAAAGCGTCCCGCGCAGGAGCCGCCAGGCTTTTCAAAACCCGGCGCACCCCCAAAAAAGCAGCAGGTGAGAACGGTAAGGGTTACTACCGACCTTCTCGATAACCTGATTAATATTGTTGGTGAAATGATTATCGCCCGTTCCCGCCTCTTTGAGATGGGAAAGGAAATACCTTCAGAACCCCTTCATGAAGGCATGCTTGAGATGAGCAAGCTCATCAGAGACCTTCATGGACAGGTTATGTCTGTCCGTATGACGCCTATTGAAAATCTTATGGAGCGCCTGCCCCGTGTTGTGAGGGACCTGGCGAGAAAGAGTGACAAAGAGGTAGAGCTTGCTATTGAAGGAAAGGATATCGAGCTTGACAGGGCAATTGTTGATGAAATGGGGGACCCCCTTGTGCATATCCTGAGAAATTGCGTTGATCACGGTGTCGAGTCTATGGAAGACAGAAAGGCGGCAGGCAAAAATCCTGTGGGAATAATAAAGATCAGGGCAATGAGAGAAAAGGACCAGGTCTACATCAATATCCAGGATGACGGTCGGGGGATGGATGTTGATAAGATCAAAAGAAAAGCCATTGCCAGGGGGATTCTTAAAAAAGAGAAACTTAATCTTATCAGTGACAAAGAAGCCCTCATGCTTGTTTGCCATTCCGGTTTGAGTACGGCTGAAAAGGTGACTGACGTTTCCGGCCGTGGTGTTGGCATGGACGCTGTAAAGTCTGTTGTCGACTCAATCGGCGGCAGTCTTCATATTGATTCTACACCGAATAAGGGAACCATTATTACGCTTAAACTGCCGCTCACCGTTGCAATTGTTCATGTTCTTCTCGTTAAGGTAAATGAAGAAGTTCTGGCTATACCCATTAACAAGATAATCAGAACAGCCGAAGTAGAAAAAAGCGGCCTCAAGCGGAGTCAGAAACAGCTTGCCGTTCTTATCGATAATGAGCTTATTCCTCTTCTTAGTTTAAAGAGAATTTTAAAGATGAAAGGGAAGGATGTGCTTGGTCAGCAGATATCGATTGTTGTCGTCGAAATGAAGAATAAGAAAATAGGTCTTGTTGTGGACAGTTTTGTAGAGCAACAGGAATCCTTTGTTAAACCGCTTGAGCCCCCTTTGTCATGGGTAAAGGGTTTTTCCGGAGCTACTATTCTTGGTGACGGGTCGGTTATCTTTGTCCTTGATATGCCTAACTTACTTTAA
- a CDS encoding response regulator: MSIKILIVDDAVFMRNMIKDIFTGDEFEVIGEAANGVEAIEKYKELQPDVVTMDIVMPLKSGIEAVKEIVTEFNDAKIVMCSALGQDSLIMEAIEAGAKDFIVKPFKADKVIEIVKRIVTD, encoded by the coding sequence TTGAGCATTAAGATACTGATTGTAGATGATGCCGTATTCATGCGAAACATGATTAAGGATATCTTTACAGGTGATGAATTTGAAGTCATTGGGGAGGCGGCAAATGGTGTGGAAGCAATAGAGAAATACAAGGAGCTTCAACCTGATGTCGTTACCATGGATATCGTTATGCCCCTCAAAAGCGGTATTGAAGCGGTAAAAGAGATTGTTACCGAATTCAATGATGCAAAAATTGTCATGTGCAGCGCTCTTGGCCAGGATTCTCTCATCATGGAGGCGATTGAAGCCGGCGCCAAGGATTTTATTGTAAAACCATTCAAGGCTGACAAGGTCATAGAAATAGTAAAGAGAATTGTTACTGATTGA
- a CDS encoding chemotaxis protein CheW, with protein sequence MVEVAEKSTALSSSGEQYILFKLGDELFAFNIATVNEITELLPMNMVPRSPKFIKGVINFHGRVIAIHDLAAFFNLTSGKKNLALKRIIVLVPKTYHIGFLVDSVKEITWINDEDEEVNPMEGKDFKNIYVDKVVCIGDTPVNIIDVDKLLADLEDYFKEVYIEH encoded by the coding sequence ATGGTGGAGGTCGCTGAAAAAAGCACGGCTCTTTCTTCTTCCGGTGAACAGTACATCCTTTTCAAATTGGGAGATGAGTTATTTGCTTTTAATATAGCCACTGTTAACGAAATTACGGAACTGCTTCCCATGAATATGGTTCCCCGGTCGCCTAAATTTATTAAGGGCGTGATCAATTTTCACGGAAGAGTTATTGCCATCCATGACCTTGCAGCTTTTTTTAACTTAACTTCCGGCAAAAAAAACTTGGCTCTGAAAAGAATTATTGTGCTTGTGCCGAAAACTTACCATATAGGCTTTCTCGTTGATAGCGTAAAAGAGATTACCTGGATTAATGATGAAGATGAAGAGGTTAACCCCATGGAAGGAAAAGATTTTAAAAATATATATGTAGATAAGGTGGTTTGTATAGGCGATACACCGGTAAATATTATCGATGTAGATAAACTGCTGGCCGACCTGGAAGACTATTTTAAGGAGGTTTACATTGAGCATTAA
- a CDS encoding methyl-accepting chemotaxis protein yields MRIEIGYKFIFGFIIVIGAVVAVPYITPYLGIDKYWWEELFTVLCAVVIGLLIGTAFSSKLGKIFGDMSEAAEEISNGNLKERTILMSKATFPDETVDLEASIQQMLRSLRELVTSMKSHSGSVSDAAQSLSATAEEMNASTEEISSTIEQITKGAELQTDMVEKSSKLIKEMAAFIEKVESSSKVAADNSAKTSKTAEDGSQQAMEVIEKLKGVFEEVDKSCEVVFRFGEKTHEIGKIVEVITKIAQQTNLLALNATIEAARAGEYGRGFAVVAEEIRKLAESSTRSAEQITTLIKGIEKESAAAVGSLRESTGVMNEGKEGIEFTEQKLQEIVKMVQISTESSNNIYLLTREQMTGARGMVTAIDEIAKVAEDNAAATEEASAATEEQMASMQEMASAAQELSNLADEMRKATDRFEV; encoded by the coding sequence ATGAGGATTGAAATAGGCTATAAGTTTATATTTGGATTTATAATCGTCATTGGTGCAGTTGTCGCGGTTCCCTATATTACCCCCTATCTTGGAATAGATAAATATTGGTGGGAAGAACTCTTTACTGTCCTTTGTGCCGTTGTAATAGGCCTCTTAATTGGGACGGCCTTCTCATCGAAACTTGGGAAAATATTCGGGGATATGTCTGAAGCGGCGGAAGAGATCAGTAATGGTAATCTTAAAGAAAGAACAATTCTTATGTCAAAGGCAACCTTTCCTGATGAAACAGTTGACCTGGAAGCTTCCATACAGCAAATGCTGAGAAGTTTAAGGGAGCTCGTGACGAGCATGAAGAGCCATTCCGGCAGTGTTTCCGACGCGGCCCAGAGCCTTTCCGCAACGGCAGAGGAGATGAATGCCTCGACGGAAGAGATCTCTTCCACTATAGAACAGATCACGAAGGGGGCCGAACTTCAGACCGATATGGTTGAAAAATCTTCCAAACTTATCAAGGAAATGGCGGCCTTTATTGAAAAGGTGGAAAGCAGTTCAAAGGTTGCCGCTGACAACTCGGCGAAAACATCCAAAACTGCCGAGGATGGAAGCCAGCAGGCCATGGAGGTTATTGAAAAACTCAAGGGGGTTTTTGAGGAGGTGGATAAATCCTGTGAAGTTGTTTTCCGCTTCGGAGAAAAAACGCATGAAATCGGGAAAATTGTAGAGGTAATTACCAAGATTGCCCAGCAGACGAACCTGCTGGCCCTTAACGCAACCATCGAAGCGGCCCGTGCCGGTGAATACGGAAGGGGGTTTGCCGTTGTTGCCGAAGAGATAAGAAAGCTGGCGGAAAGTTCAACCCGGTCTGCCGAGCAGATTACGACACTCATTAAAGGTATTGAAAAGGAAAGCGCTGCCGCTGTCGGCTCTCTAAGGGAGAGTACGGGCGTGATGAATGAAGGTAAGGAGGGTATTGAATTTACGGAGCAAAAACTTCAGGAAATTGTGAAGATGGTCCAGATTTCCACGGAAAGTTCAAACAATATTTACCTTCTCACTCGTGAGCAGATGACCGGCGCCAGAGGCATGGTTACGGCTATTGATGAAATTGCCAAGGTGGCAGAGGATAATGCAGCGGCTACGGAAGAGGCTTCTGCTGCAACGGAGGAACAGATGGCTTCCATGCAGGAAATGGCTTCTGCCGCCCAGGAGCTTTCAAATCTTGCCGATGAGATGCGCAAGGCTACGGACAGGTTCGAGGTTTAA
- a CDS encoding protein-glutamate O-methyltransferase CheR, translating into MGVRDIVLERGGLDIGNYKDKCIKRRIAVRIRARGCSSHEEYLKLLKSDERETDKLLNVLTINVTQFFRNIEVYEKVREIVFPSIFREREADKDEGIRVWSPGCSSGEEPYSVAIMLREYFRRELGQYPLSIMATDFDRKMIKKGRDGIYHEKSMEEMPPQLKEKYFSPLESGLFLVDKKIRDMVAFKRKNILEENMYGDMDLVVCRNMLIYFSREQQNEVLLKLAKALKVGGYLVLGKAETLVSESRKIFDTVCTRERIYKKSNCTGL; encoded by the coding sequence ATGGGGGTCAGGGATATTGTTCTCGAAAGGGGAGGCCTTGATATAGGCAATTATAAAGATAAATGCATTAAAAGGCGTATTGCCGTGAGAATCAGGGCAAGAGGTTGCAGCAGCCATGAAGAATACCTGAAACTGCTAAAAAGTGATGAAAGAGAAACGGATAAGCTGCTCAACGTTCTAACGATTAATGTTACCCAGTTTTTCAGAAACATTGAAGTCTATGAAAAGGTAAGAGAGATTGTGTTCCCTTCTATTTTCAGGGAAAGGGAAGCAGATAAGGATGAGGGAATCAGGGTATGGTCTCCGGGGTGTTCCAGCGGAGAAGAACCCTATAGCGTTGCCATTATGTTGAGGGAGTATTTTAGGAGAGAACTGGGGCAATATCCTCTGTCGATTATGGCAACCGATTTCGACAGGAAAATGATCAAAAAGGGAAGGGACGGTATCTATCATGAAAAAAGTATGGAAGAAATGCCGCCCCAACTTAAGGAAAAGTACTTCAGTCCTCTTGAGAGCGGGCTTTTTTTAGTTGATAAAAAGATCAGGGACATGGTTGCCTTTAAGCGAAAAAATATTCTTGAAGAAAACATGTATGGTGATATGGATCTGGTCGTTTGCCGGAATATGCTCATCTATTTTTCGAGGGAACAGCAGAACGAAGTTTTACTTAAGCTGGCTAAAGCTCTCAAGGTGGGAGGCTATCTTGTTCTGGGAAAGGCTGAAACGCTCGTGTCGGAAAGCAGGAAGATATTTGATACGGTCTGTACCCGGGAGAGAATATATAAAAAATCAAACTGTACAGGTTTATAA
- the thiL gene encoding thiamine-phosphate kinase: MEVKDLGEFNLIEKIAAHFNGRDQDLLIGIGDDCAVYGKGSKKLSLVTSDMLVEGIHFNLDFTSPYYLGGKSLALNISDIAAMGGKPRWFLLSLALPGHMDVSFVEEFCTGAAHIANKYGLKLIGGDTVASPDKIIISITLMGEEDGTEPIRRDGAADGDQIFVTGTIGDSAAGLELLKGGTSRDSENKSHVEVIMKHLSPTPRILESEFIASGKIATSMIDISDGLLQDLNHICRSSGVRGKVWLDRIPLSDSYRETAQGLDLDTPFPLVGGEDYELLFTVPLEKVEELDLLEKEFFCRVTHIGEIVRGEGVALYDSHNNEIELTQYGYEHFKAGQ; the protein is encoded by the coding sequence ATGGAAGTTAAAGATCTTGGAGAATTTAACCTGATTGAAAAAATTGCGGCTCACTTTAACGGCCGCGATCAAGATCTGTTAATCGGTATTGGTGACGATTGCGCTGTCTACGGCAAGGGAAGCAAAAAGCTGTCACTGGTCACTTCGGACATGCTCGTTGAGGGGATTCATTTCAATCTTGATTTTACGTCACCCTACTATCTGGGAGGCAAATCGCTTGCCCTTAACATAAGTGACATTGCGGCCATGGGAGGCAAACCCCGATGGTTTCTCCTCTCTCTTGCCCTGCCGGGCCATATGGATGTAAGTTTTGTAGAAGAATTTTGCACCGGCGCCGCCCATATTGCAAATAAATATGGCCTTAAGCTTATCGGCGGTGATACGGTCGCTTCTCCTGATAAAATTATTATCAGCATTACCCTTATGGGCGAAGAAGATGGGACAGAGCCCATCAGAAGAGATGGCGCTGCCGATGGAGACCAGATATTTGTTACCGGTACGATTGGAGATTCGGCTGCCGGACTTGAACTTCTTAAGGGAGGAACATCCCGTGATAGTGAGAATAAAAGCCATGTTGAGGTCATCATGAAGCATCTTTCCCCCACCCCGCGAATTCTGGAATCCGAATTTATTGCGTCAGGAAAAATTGCTACTTCCATGATTGACATCAGCGATGGTCTCTTGCAGGACCTGAATCATATCTGCCGGAGCAGCGGTGTCCGGGGAAAGGTGTGGCTCGACAGAATTCCTTTGTCTGATAGTTACAGGGAGACGGCGCAGGGATTAGATCTCGATACCCCTTTTCCCCTTGTCGGCGGTGAGGATTACGAACTCCTTTTTACCGTTCCGCTGGAAAAGGTGGAGGAACTCGATTTGCTGGAAAAGGAGTTTTTTTGCAGGGTGACCCATATCGGCGAAATTGTGCGGGGCGAGGGTGTTGCTCTTTACGATAGCCACAATAATGAAATCGAGCTGACACAGTACGGTTATGAGCATTTTAAGGCCGGACAATAA
- the lon gene encoding endopeptidase La: MPMLPVRDVVVFPYMILPLFVGREASIKAVDEALAKDRIIFLASQKSVEDEEPKTKDIYRSGTISMIMRMLKLPDGRVKILVQGLSRGKIKKYVKTSPSFKVSVDKLDEPQLTDLSLEIEALMRNVKEQLSEIVNMGTLVAPELLQVIDEINDPGRLADLVASNLGMKVEDSQKALEIADPVKRLKKVNEMLGKELEVITMQAKIQSMAKEEMTKSQREYFLREQLKAIRQELGETDDLSAEIDELREQIDTAAMPDEVEKEAVKQLERLEKMHPDSAESGVIRTYIEWLVDLPWSISTDDNLDVIAARNVLDEDHYDLEKLKERILEFLSVRKLTDKKKGPILCFVGPPGTGKTSLGKSIARAMGRKFIRMSLGGMRDEAEIRGHRRTYVGAMPGRIVQSLKQAGSNNPVIMLDEVDKIGMDFRGDPASALLEVLDPEQNNSFADHYLGVPFDLSDVMFITTANMLDPIPSALRDRMEVLELSGYTLEEKMQISKRYLIPRQIEQNGLNVENISISDAALRSIISQYTREAGLRNLEREIGSVCRKVARKIAEGRKKKSVVTAGNLSSFLGPPRFLPEAEREENEIGVATGLAWTQTGGEILYVETSVMKGKGGLTLTGQLGDVMKESGQAALSYTRANSERLGIRDSFFESSEIHIHVPSGAIPKDGPSAGITMASSLVSAATGIPLKRDVAMTGEITLRGRVLPIGGLKDKALAAMRAGIKDIIIPDQNKKDLEEIPVHLRKKMHFIPISHIDDVFKYALIQSPFKGVGKAEVKQAVMT, from the coding sequence ATGCCTATGCTGCCCGTGAGAGATGTGGTCGTGTTCCCCTACATGATCCTGCCCCTCTTTGTCGGCAGAGAGGCGTCAATCAAGGCTGTCGATGAGGCCCTGGCAAAAGACAGGATAATTTTCCTTGCCTCTCAAAAAAGTGTGGAAGACGAAGAGCCCAAAACGAAGGATATCTATCGTTCGGGAACGATTTCCATGATTATGAGGATGCTCAAACTTCCCGACGGCAGGGTCAAGATCCTTGTACAGGGGCTTTCGCGGGGGAAAATAAAAAAATATGTAAAGACCTCCCCTTCCTTTAAGGTGAGTGTGGATAAACTGGATGAGCCGCAGCTTACAGACCTTTCACTTGAAATAGAAGCGCTCATGAGAAACGTCAAGGAGCAGCTCTCTGAAATTGTAAATATGGGAACCCTTGTTGCCCCTGAACTCCTTCAGGTCATTGATGAGATCAATGATCCGGGAAGGCTGGCAGATCTTGTTGCTTCCAACCTGGGCATGAAAGTGGAAGATTCGCAAAAGGCCCTGGAAATAGCCGATCCCGTTAAGCGGCTTAAAAAGGTTAATGAAATGCTTGGCAAGGAACTGGAAGTTATCACCATGCAGGCCAAGATCCAGTCCATGGCGAAAGAAGAGATGACAAAAAGTCAGCGCGAATATTTCCTGAGAGAACAGCTTAAGGCCATCAGGCAGGAACTGGGTGAAACAGACGATCTGAGCGCTGAAATTGATGAACTGAGAGAGCAGATAGATACAGCCGCTATGCCTGATGAGGTTGAAAAGGAGGCTGTCAAACAGCTTGAGCGGCTTGAGAAGATGCACCCCGACTCAGCCGAATCGGGTGTTATAAGAACCTATATAGAATGGCTTGTTGATCTCCCCTGGAGCATCTCTACCGATGACAACCTCGATGTCATTGCCGCCAGAAATGTACTTGATGAAGACCACTATGACCTGGAAAAGCTCAAAGAGAGAATCCTTGAATTTCTTAGTGTGAGAAAACTTACCGATAAAAAGAAAGGGCCTATTCTCTGTTTTGTGGGACCACCGGGGACAGGCAAGACCTCCCTCGGCAAATCTATTGCCAGGGCCATGGGGAGGAAATTTATTCGCATGTCCCTTGGCGGCATGAGAGATGAGGCCGAAATAAGGGGGCACAGAAGAACCTATGTGGGGGCCATGCCCGGAAGAATAGTGCAAAGCCTTAAGCAGGCAGGATCAAATAATCCTGTAATAATGCTTGATGAAGTAGATAAAATAGGTATGGATTTCAGAGGGGACCCCGCCTCGGCGCTTCTTGAAGTCCTCGATCCTGAGCAAAACAACTCTTTCGCCGATCACTATCTCGGCGTACCCTTCGATCTTTCCGATGTAATGTTTATTACAACAGCCAATATGCTCGATCCCATCCCCTCTGCACTGAGGGACAGGATGGAAGTGCTTGAGCTTTCGGGCTATACCCTGGAAGAGAAGATGCAGATATCGAAGCGTTATCTCATCCCGAGGCAGATTGAACAAAACGGTTTGAATGTGGAAAATATATCCATTTCCGATGCTGCGCTCAGGAGTATTATTTCTCAGTACACAAGGGAAGCGGGACTTAGGAACCTTGAAAGGGAGATTGGTTCCGTATGCCGCAAAGTGGCCAGAAAGATAGCGGAAGGACGCAAAAAGAAGAGTGTCGTTACGGCAGGCAACCTGTCGTCCTTTCTCGGTCCTCCCAGGTTTCTGCCGGAGGCTGAAAGAGAAGAAAACGAGATCGGTGTGGCAACGGGTCTTGCCTGGACCCAGACCGGTGGAGAGATCCTTTACGTTGAAACGTCGGTTATGAAAGGGAAGGGGGGGCTCACACTGACAGGTCAACTGGGTGATGTGATGAAGGAGTCGGGCCAGGCGGCGCTCAGCTACACAAGAGCAAATTCGGAAAGACTTGGAATAAGGGATAGTTTTTTTGAAAGTAGTGAGATTCATATTCATGTCCCGTCAGGCGCCATTCCTAAAGATGGCCCTTCGGCAGGCATTACCATGGCCTCATCGCTTGTTTCCGCCGCTACGGGAATCCCCCTGAAAAGAGACGTGGCCATGACCGGTGAAATTACGCTCAGAGGAAGAGTGCTGCCTATTGGTGGTCTGAAAGATAAGGCCCTGGCAGCTATGAGAGCCGGCATTAAGGATATTATTATCCCTGATCAAAACAAAAAGGACCTGGAAGAGATACCCGTTCATTTGCGGAAAAAAATGCATTTTATTCCTATAAGCCATATTGATGATGTTTTTAAGTATGCACTGATCCAAAGTCCTTTTAAAGGTGTCGGTAAGGCCGAAGTAAAACAGGCGGTAATGACTTAA